The following nucleotide sequence is from Chryseobacterium sp. CY350.
CTCTGGAAACTTGAGCTTCGGCCTTTTCAATTAATCTTTTTAAAGTCTGCTCCTCTTTTTCAGCATCTTTCATTGCTTTTTCAAATTCTTTTCGTGCCTTTTCTTCCTCGCGTATCTGTTCTCTGATTTCTCTTTGCTCTTCAAGCTCCAATGACCTTAATTCTTGTGCAACAACTGCCCACTTCAGTTCTTCCAATCTCGCCTGATGATAAATTTCAGATATTCTTGCATTTCTAAAAGCTTTCCCATTAAAATTTACGATTTGAAAAGCATCGTCAATTTTTTGTTTTAAAATTCCGTAATTATCTTTTCTTACCGTTGAAAGAATAGAATCAACTTTACCGTTATAAGCATCAATAACAAAATCTATTGCAGTCTTTTTTCTTTCAACATCCATATACTCGCAAATTCCAGCTTGTCTGTTAACAATCATCATCTTATTATTCACACGAAGTTTTTTTAAATTCTCCCCAGCATCTTTATGGCTGAAATCTTCTGCAAGCTGATCTAAAAGTGTGTAATTAGGAATCAGGTATTCATTTCCGTAGCCTTTAATCACGTTTTTCATTGCCTGAATTCTATCTGCAATTTCATTTGCTTCACGCAAACTCTTATAAGCGTCACCACCGATTGCTTCAGCTTTGTTTTCTGCGCTTTCAATAATCCGATTGGATTCTCTTACCGCATTTTCATACAATAATTCTATTTCTCGATGTTTTTTTTCCGTAAGTTCTTTAATATTCTTTCTTGACTCTTTAGCATTTTCTTGCGCTTCCATCAATACTTGATTTCCCTGTTCCCTCAGTTTTTCATAATCTTTCTGAGCTTTTTTAAGAAGATATTCGCATTCAACTTTTACATTTATTATATTTTCATATTGACTTAATTCTACAATTTTATCTTTCATTTGAAGATTAGTCGCCTGAAGATTTAGATTTGCGACATTAAGAGTTTGAATTTCACTTTTAAGCAAATTGTTTTGTACTTCTAATTCATTAAATTTCACATCCTTTGTTGTAGCTTCTTTTTTTAATTTCTTAAACTTAATGTAGAGGTAAATTAGAAGAATGGATAATAGTAAAATTAAAATAGTTCCCATGATGATTAGTTTATTTGTTTCTGATAAATATATACACAAATTTTTCGGACTCACTAAGGTTTTCCGTAATTTCAAAAATAAACTTTAGTAATGTCAAAATCAACCGTATTTCCACTGAATATAAACTTCCAAAACACCCGTTTTCAAACCTCACAACTTTGCCGGAAGTCACAAAACAAGTGTTTTGTAACCAAACAACTTTTACTTTTGTTTCAAAACAACTGTTTTATAACAAAACACAATTGGCGAAAGTTTCCCACAGTTAGTGTGAGACCAAAAACAAAGTTGTTTTGTTTCCCATAAAAAATTTGGAACTAATCAATAATTTATTTACATTTAAAATCTATAATTAATGAATTAAAAACAATTAAAACACACTTTGCATGAAAATTACATTATCAAAATTGAGTACCAAAGATTTGGCTACGCTTTGTCAGAGAAGTATCAATACTTCGGAATCAGGAAATTTCGCTGTCATCAGCAATCATCCTTTGCTTACAGAATTGCAGACCATGTATTCAGAATATGATGAGGTTTATACTAAACAGATCTACAGCGGTAAAGGCGTTAATGTTGCAGAAGCAGACAGACAGAGAGACAACGCCTTTAGAGTGCTGAAAAATTTCCTAAACGGTTATCGAAAAATGACCACCGTAAATCATTATCAGTTTGCAGAAGATGTATATCAGATTTTCAAACTTTATGGGATAGATATGGATAAAGAGAGCTATTCAACTCAGACCGCTCAAATGAAAAAACTTATCGAAGATTTAGAAAAACAAGAGAATATTCAAAAACTAAACGCACTTTCATCATTTTCTGCTTTTAGTGAAATGAAATCTAAGCATGAAACTTTTGAACAAATATTTGCCGAACAGGCTCATGCAAATTCAACTCTTCGACAGATGAAAAGTGCATCCGCAATCCGCAGAGATTTAGAAAAATCTTTAAAGTCTTTCCTCAACCTCATCACTGCAATGAAAGACATCCCAGAGTGGAAACTTTTGTATGCGGATATCAATGAGTTGGTAAAGGCAGCAAAAAATTCTTCAGTTAAATTATCTGAGAAGAAAGTCGACAGTAATCATGTTGATTAATAATTAAGCATCAATCATAATAATTGTCTAAAAAATAAACCCCGACTTTTGATCGGGGTTTATTGTATGATTTAAAAATTAAATGTGCTTAATCTTATTGATCTTTGTTATTTTTTAGAACTTCTGGAAGTGAAAAACATATACGCTAATCCTAACGTAACTCCGGCTACCACTGCCATTTTAGTTTTCTTACTTGGAACTGGTAGAGAGGTTTCTCCGTAGATCTGATGAGGTTCAGATGATGCCTGAAGAACGTTACCAGATGTGGGTTCTCCATTTTTAAGCTTCATCATCATTCGCATTCCTGCGGAAGCTGTGTTGATGATCATTTTAGGGAACATGCCGTAAATATTGACTAATGCTCTTGATGTAAAATCGGGAAAAAGATCTTTTTGAGGCTGCTTCGCCAGCTGTACAATTTTAGAAGCTGTGTCTCGTGGATCAGACGCAAATGGTGGAACTTTAAAATCTAACCCGGAATATTTTGCGGAATGCGAATTTCCCGTGGAACGCTGTATTTGAGGATATAAATTAGCAATATGAATGTCTGCAAAATCTGAAATTTCACCCTGAAGACATTCCATCATTCCACGGATTCCGAATTTCGTAGAAGAATACACCGCACTGTAAGGCGCAGGCATGAAACCGCCGATAGATACGTTATTGATCAGTATTCCTTCATTCTGTTCTTTGAAAACAGGAAGCACGCTGTACGCTCCGTGCATATAACCGAAAAGGTTGGTTTTGATGACCTGCTCGTGAAGCGACATAGGAATTTCTTCAAATTTACCGCTTGCCATTACTCCCGCGTTATTTACCCAAATATCTATTCGTCCAAATTCTAAGATTGCTCTTTTAACCAGATTATCCACTTCTTCAGCTTTAGAAACATCCGTAGGTACGGCAATGGCTTTTACTTCTAGTTCGTTGCAGAGATTTAATGTTTCATCCAGTGCTTCCTGTCCGCGCGCCGCAATTACGATATTGCAACCTTCCAGTGCAAAAGCTTCCACAGTAGCTCTTCCGACTCCGCTGCTTCCGCCCGTAACGACTACAGTTTTACCTCGAAGACTTCTTTTTTCTAAATTATTTTCTGATTTCATATTTTGATGATTTTATATCAATAGATTTGATACTTACAAGCTATCTATTTTTACACCAAAGAGATATGAATCAGGATTTATTTTAAATTTAAATTTTTCATTTATTGATTTTAAATCCTAAAGGAGCCATTGTTTGTGCTTTGTCATACATATTGAGATAAACTGTGACAGTGTCGTTTTTTCCCTCATAGGTTACTGCATATTTATCCAGCAATCCCATCCCAAACGGACTGTTATGAGATTTAAACTCGCAACAGCTTCCACGTCTTTCATAAGAAACTTTTTCACCGTTGGGTCCGGTAAGTGAGTTTAGATAATTTCTTTCATTATGAGGACCGCTACCAATGCCTCCGACTTTTATGGGATTCTTTTCTGTAAAGCCATAGGTAGAATCTTTAGAGGATTCTAGAATTTTATTTGATGAAGTATTTGCAGTTCCGCATGATGACAATGCGAATAACAGCAGTGGAATAAAAAGCAGTTTTTTCATGGTGTGTAAATTAGTTTTAAGGTTTATGATATGGTTTTTTCATTGATCCATTCGTGTTCTACGTTTCGCATCAGCAGCGCATTGTCAAATTTAACAGAACCTTTCGGAAATATAGTTTCGTCTTCAAAAAAGCTTGACTTCACTACAGAAACGTTTAGTGGTTGTACTTTCCACTCATATGCATTCAATCTCAGTCCGTCGAAATTATTTCTGTTTGGCGAATATCCCAAATCTCCTTTTTCAAAAAACCCAGAAGCATTTTCAAGGTTTTCAAAGATTGAATTGTCATTGAAATTATCCGTTTCCGTTGCATCAATAGAAATTTGTGTACGGTCTGAACTAAAAAAATCTACGTGATAATTTCCAGCACCTTCTTTAACATTAAATTTTGCTAGATGATGTTTCCCCGGAAAAATTCTTCCGCCAACAAAAGTATTTAGCAGTAAAGATGTATCTCTTCTTGGAATATAAACACCAGACTTCACTTCGTCATTTTCATCCCATTCAACAGCAATTCTGTGAGCGCCATTCTCAGAATTTACTCCCAAAAAGTCTGCGAAGCCTTTGGTTTTATATCTTTCAATCTGATAAGACAAATTCCTACAATTGCTTTGTTTCTGTAAATTTTTGGACGAAAAGGAAATGGTAAAATCTTCTCAACATCTCTAGGATCTGCGGTATAATTAATGAGTATCCGGCGATCTATATACCCGTGAATGGTTGGGATTTTCATAAACTGGAGCGTTTATGATACAGGCGTTTGATCTTCAGATTTACTTTAATATAAAAGTTTAAACCTTCAAATATTTAATACGTCAGGCTGTTCTCCTTATAATTATAAGCGATGTAATTTCGTTTATTATTGTCAGGCTTTATCAACTTATTTAGACTGATGATTTTAAGATTTTTACAATTATAGATCATCAATGTACCAGAATTTTCGTCTACGATCACTTTATCGGCTTTGTCAAAAATTATAAAATCTGATTTAAAAGAAACATCGCCTTCATAAACAATAGTTTTTTCTGTAACATTTCTTTTACTTTTTAATCCTTTAATATCTAAAGTTTTTTCTTGCTTAGAATTATTTTTCTCCTGAGAAAATGCTTGCTGAGAAATAAATAGCAAAAATACAGCTGTCGAAATTTTTAATAATTTATTCATTTTTGTTTTTTTTGTATTGTAAAAATTTAATGATTAAAAGTATAAATACTATTCACTTTTAATGGATAAAAAATTGTTAATTTTTTTATAAATTTTTTATCCATATTTTCCGATGGTAATCTATTTTTTCACGCTCATATTTTCTCTTAAATCTTCTCCTTTTATGTTTTTCTCGAACACAAATGGAACTGAAACGAGTGACTTTCCTTTTTTTGGAACAAGCACATTAAAATGGAGGTGCGCCGCGGTTGTATATCCTGTAATTCCGCTTAATCCTATCGGCTGATCTCTTTTAACTGCATCACCTACTTTTACAAAACTTCCATTCTGTTTCAAATGAACATATTGAGTGAATAAACCACTTTCTGGATGATAAATGGTGATAAAATTGGCATAAGGAATCCATTTTCTGTCATTTCCTCCAAATTCATAATCTTTTATGACACCAACTACATAACCATCATCAGCTGCTACTACAGTTTCTCCGACAGGCATACTGAAGTCAATCGCGTATCTTGAATAGTTATCATTATGACTGAGATTTCCTTTCTGTCCCTGCATAATCAGATAACGTTTACCTTTCACAAAAGGAAGTGCCAAATTAGTACTCATTATCTTACTGCTTTCGTCTCCCAATAAACCGTCGAATCGAAAATTCACCTTATTAACATCGATATCTTTTGCGAAAATTTTGAATTCTGCAAATGATTTATCTCCTATAGTCACTTTTAGAGTATCATCAATAATATTTTCATCTTTAAGATAACTTGAGAAAACTCTAAATCTCAATGGGCAAAACAGGGGATTTTCTATTCGTAAAAAAAGCGTATCGTTCTTATAGTTTTGTTCAATCTTTTCTAAAGTAAATTGCTCAAGGCGTTGTGTGGGAATTATCTGGCTTTCACACGAAGCAAATGAGAATATAGTGATAAATGATAGAATTAACCTTTGAAGCATGATAAAATAATCTTTTTCATATTGAAATAACACTCAAAAATAAACATTTTGTTACACAGTTTTATAAATTATAAATATCATCATCAGTGATTTGGCTACAACAATCTGTGATTTGGTCACGATTTCAAATTCTACATTTTCCAACTTTGTATTGTAATAATTAATCAATTAAAAACAATCAAAATGGACACAAAAAAAGTATGGCTAGTGACAGGAGCTTCGAAAGGTTTAGGTTTAACCTTGGTAAAAAAATTATTGGCGGAAGGTCATTCAGTAGCGGCAACTTCGAGAAACATTACTGAACTTCAAAAAGCGATAAGTGAGGAAAACGCAACATTTCTACCGTTAGAAGTTGATCTCATCAATGGAAATTCTATTGAAAATGCAGTTTCAAAATCAATAGAAAAATTTGGAAAACTGGATGTCGTGGTGAATAACGCCGGATACGGACAATTGGGAACCTTGGAAGAACTGACAGATTTGGAAAGCCGTCAAAATTTTGACACCAATGTTTTCGGATCTTTAAATATCATCAGAAAAACGATTCCTTATTTAAGAGAACAGAAAAGCGGCTTCATTATCAATATTGCTTCTATTGGCGGACTGACGGGAGAATTTGCAGGTTGGGGAATCTATTGCGCTACAAAGTTTGCCGTTGTAGGATTTACAGAAGCTTTGGCAGCGGAAGTGAAAGAATTCGGCGTGAATGCTACTGTAGTTTATCCAGGATATTTCAGAACTGATTTTCTAACTGGCGGTTCGCTAAGAACTCCTAAATCTGAAATTAATGAATATACAGTCGCAAGAGAATTGCAGATTGCTCATGAAAAAGACATCAACGGTAATCAGCCGGGAGATCCTGAAAAAGCAGCTGTAGCGCTGATAAAATTGGTCGCAATGGAAAATCCGCCTGTACATTTGGTTTTAGGTTCTGATGCATTCAGCATTGCCGGAAACAAATTAAATGCGCTTCAAAACGAAATTTCTGAGTTTAAAACGCTAAGTACATCTACAGATTATTAAATTTGTAAAGGCAACAGTTTCTTGCTGTTGCCTTTTAATTTTAAGGTTATGACTAACAGAAAATTATATACCATCGATACGATCTCGGAATTTCACAGAATTTCCGGCTTGCCAAAACCTCAACATCCGCTCATAAGCCTTGTAGATTACAGTTTGGTGGAATATCAGATTGAAGAATCGGAAATCAGCTGGGTTCAGGATTTGTATTTTATGGGTTTTAAAAGAGATCTTCAGGGGAAACTGCATTATGGGCAGAGTCAGTACGATTTTGATGAAGGTTTGATGTGTTTTATTGCGCCGAGGCAAGTCGTGAAAATGGTAATCAGCAAATATGAAACAAAACCTTCAGGCTATCTTTTGGCATTTCATCCCGATTTTATCTGGAATACACCTTTGGCAAAGACCATTCATAATTATAAATTCTTTGGATATGATGTGAACGAAGCTTTGTTTCTTTCCGAAAAAGAGGAAGAAACGTTAATCGGACTTTTCAAAGGCATTGAAAAAGAATATCAGTCGGGAATTGATCAGTTTACTCAGAATATTATCATCTCTCAGATCGAGGTGATCTTAAATTATTGCGAAAGATTTTATCAAAGACAATTCATTACCAGAAAAAAAACCAATCATCAGGTTTTGGAAAAATTAGAAATAATTCTTGAAGATTTTTTTAATGAAAATATGATTGACAAAGGTTTGCCAACTGCCAATTATATCGCAGAACAATTGAATATTTCAACCAATTATTTAGGCAGTTTATTAAAACAATTAACTGGACAAACCACGCAACAGCACATCCACGAAAAACTGATTGAAAAAGCGAAGGAAAAACTTTCTACAACCAATCTTTCCGTAAGTGAAATTGCCTATGAATTGGGATTTGAACATTCACAATCTTTCAGTAAACTGTTTAAAGCTAAAACTGATATTTCGCCTTTGGAATTCAGGAAATCGTTTAATTAAATTTTTCGGCTACAACATTATACTTTTCGGCTACAAGGCTATAAAACCGAAATCTGAACTTTGCTTCATTAAATTATATCAAAAAAATATATTAAAATGAAAGTATTTGTAACAGGCGCAACAGGTTTTGTAGGAACCGCCGTAGTGCAGGAATTATTAGCGAATGGTCATCAGGTTTTGGGATTGGCACGTTCGGAAGAATCAGTAAATAAATTGATTGCAGCCGGCGCAGAAGCACACCGAGGAGATTTAAATGATTTTGAAAGTTTAAAATCGGGAGCCGGAAATTGCGATGCAGTGATTCATCTAGGTTTCGTTCACGATTTTACCAGGTTTGAAGAAATGTGCAAACTTGACGGACAAGTGATTGAGGCAATCGGTGAAGCCCTAATCGGAACAGAAAAGCCATTTCTCATCACCTCAGGAACGGCACTATTTTCAAAAGACGGAGTTACAATTGAAACTGACCGTTCGGTAAATCCGCATCCGAGAATTGCAACAGAAAATGCAGCAGATGCGGTTGCGGCAAAAGGTGTGAAAGTTGCGGTTGTCAGATTATCACCATCCGTTCACGGCAAAGGTGACATCATCGGTTTTGTCCCGACTTTGATAAGAATTGCAAAAGAAACAGGAAAATCTGCAGTCATCAATCACGGTGACAATGTCTGGCCGGCCGTTCACAGATTAGACGCTGCGAAACTCTACAGATTGGCTCTGGAAAAACCTTTTGAAAGCGGCACAAGATATCACGCTGTCGGAGAAGAGGGAATTCCATTAAAAGAAATCGCAAGTTTGATTTCAGAAAGATTAGATGTTCCGGTTGTTTCTCTCACCAGCGACGAAAGTTCGGAACATTTCGGTTGGTTTACGCATTTTGCAAAGCTTAATAATAGGACATCCAGCGAAGTAACAAAATCCTCATTAGGTTGGAATCCCGAACATCCAACATTATTA
It contains:
- a CDS encoding DUF6261 family protein, translating into MKITLSKLSTKDLATLCQRSINTSESGNFAVISNHPLLTELQTMYSEYDEVYTKQIYSGKGVNVAEADRQRDNAFRVLKNFLNGYRKMTTVNHYQFAEDVYQIFKLYGIDMDKESYSTQTAQMKKLIEDLEKQENIQKLNALSSFSAFSEMKSKHETFEQIFAEQAHANSTLRQMKSASAIRRDLEKSLKSFLNLITAMKDIPEWKLLYADINELVKAAKNSSVKLSEKKVDSNHVD
- a CDS encoding SDR family NAD(P)-dependent oxidoreductase, giving the protein MKSENNLEKRSLRGKTVVVTGGSSGVGRATVEAFALEGCNIVIAARGQEALDETLNLCNELEVKAIAVPTDVSKAEEVDNLVKRAILEFGRIDIWVNNAGVMASGKFEEIPMSLHEQVIKTNLFGYMHGAYSVLPVFKEQNEGILINNVSIGGFMPAPYSAVYSSTKFGIRGMMECLQGEISDFADIHIANLYPQIQRSTGNSHSAKYSGLDFKVPPFASDPRDTASKIVQLAKQPQKDLFPDFTSRALVNIYGMFPKMIINTASAGMRMMMKLKNGEPTSGNVLQASSEPHQIYGETSLPVPSKKTKMAVVAGVTLGLAYMFFTSRSSKK
- a CDS encoding 2-dehydro-3-deoxyphosphooctonate aldolase; translated protein: MKKLLFIPLLLFALSSCGTANTSSNKILESSKDSTYGFTEKNPIKVGGIGSGPHNERNYLNSLTGPNGEKVSYERRGSCCEFKSHNSPFGMGLLDKYAVTYEGKNDTVTVYLNMYDKAQTMAPLGFKINK
- a CDS encoding SDR family oxidoreductase, producing MKVFVTGATGFVGTAVVQELLANGHQVLGLARSEESVNKLIAAGAEAHRGDLNDFESLKSGAGNCDAVIHLGFVHDFTRFEEMCKLDGQVIEAIGEALIGTEKPFLITSGTALFSKDGVTIETDRSVNPHPRIATENAADAVAAKGVKVAVVRLSPSVHGKGDIIGFVPTLIRIAKETGKSAVINHGDNVWPAVHRLDAAKLYRLALEKPFESGTRYHAVGEEGIPLKEIASLISERLDVPVVSLTSDESSEHFGWFTHFAKLNNRTSSEVTKSSLGWNPEHPTLLVDMENIYLAENK
- a CDS encoding DUF4041 domain-containing protein, which produces MGTILILLLSILLIYLYIKFKKLKKEATTKDVKFNELEVQNNLLKSEIQTLNVANLNLQATNLQMKDKIVELSQYENIINVKVECEYLLKKAQKDYEKLREQGNQVLMEAQENAKESRKNIKELTEKKHREIELLYENAVRESNRIIESAENKAEAIGGDAYKSLREANEIADRIQAMKNVIKGYGNEYLIPNYTLLDQLAEDFSHKDAGENLKKLRVNNKMMIVNRQAGICEYMDVERKKTAIDFVIDAYNGKVDSILSTVRKDNYGILKQKIDDAFQIVNFNGKAFRNARISEIYHQARLEELKWAVVAQELRSLELEEQREIREQIREEEKARKEFEKAMKDAEKEEQTLKRLIEKAEAQVSRANEEQKAILQQKLEELQEKLTTAEDKNRRAISMAQQTKTGNVYIISNVGSFGDDIYKIGMTRRLEPLDRVRELGDASVPFEFDVHAMIYCDDAPALERQLHRKFLKNQLNKINPRKEFFKLELTDLKNHIERLGINCKWTLLAEAKQYRETLKLEEQMKTNRAIEADWERFQEVADPVIFDEIIEEA
- a CDS encoding SDR family NAD(P)-dependent oxidoreductase gives rise to the protein MDTKKVWLVTGASKGLGLTLVKKLLAEGHSVAATSRNITELQKAISEENATFLPLEVDLINGNSIENAVSKSIEKFGKLDVVVNNAGYGQLGTLEELTDLESRQNFDTNVFGSLNIIRKTIPYLREQKSGFIINIASIGGLTGEFAGWGIYCATKFAVVGFTEALAAEVKEFGVNATVVYPGYFRTDFLTGGSLRTPKSEINEYTVARELQIAHEKDINGNQPGDPEKAAVALIKLVAMENPPVHLVLGSDAFSIAGNKLNALQNEISEFKTLSTSTDY
- a CDS encoding helix-turn-helix domain-containing protein, with the translated sequence MTNRKLYTIDTISEFHRISGLPKPQHPLISLVDYSLVEYQIEESEISWVQDLYFMGFKRDLQGKLHYGQSQYDFDEGLMCFIAPRQVVKMVISKYETKPSGYLLAFHPDFIWNTPLAKTIHNYKFFGYDVNEALFLSEKEEETLIGLFKGIEKEYQSGIDQFTQNIIISQIEVILNYCERFYQRQFITRKKTNHQVLEKLEIILEDFFNENMIDKGLPTANYIAEQLNISTNYLGSLLKQLTGQTTQQHIHEKLIEKAKEKLSTTNLSVSEIAYELGFEHSQSFSKLFKAKTDISPLEFRKSFN
- a CDS encoding M23 family metallopeptidase codes for the protein MLQRLILSFITIFSFASCESQIIPTQRLEQFTLEKIEQNYKNDTLFLRIENPLFCPLRFRVFSSYLKDENIIDDTLKVTIGDKSFAEFKIFAKDIDVNKVNFRFDGLLGDESSKIMSTNLALPFVKGKRYLIMQGQKGNLSHNDNYSRYAIDFSMPVGETVVAADDGYVVGVIKDYEFGGNDRKWIPYANFITIYHPESGLFTQYVHLKQNGSFVKVGDAVKRDQPIGLSGITGYTTAAHLHFNVLVPKKGKSLVSVPFVFEKNIKGEDLRENMSVKK